From Chloroflexota bacterium, the proteins below share one genomic window:
- a CDS encoding dihydroorotate dehydrogenase — translation MGNLSVQLTPGHPKGLLLANPVMTASGTFGYGVEYSKLIDIKRLGAIVCKGTTLRAREGNPQPRLVETASGVINSVGLENIGVEAVIKEKAPVWAKWRVPVIVNIAGETIDAYQEVAARLEGIPGVSGIEVNISCPNVASGGMEFGTNPRSAAEVTKMVKSVSSLPIIVKLSPNVTDIGEIASAVYEAGADAITLINTVRGMAIDINKCQPSLGNTVGGLSGPAIKPIALYMVYKVAGIVGIPIIGCGGISCAADALEFLMAGASAVQVGTVNLTSPQAVLDVLDGIEQFMKKKGIQNLKDIVGIARR, via the coding sequence ATGGGTAACCTAAGTGTCCAGTTAACACCAGGGCATCCAAAGGGCCTACTTCTGGCTAATCCTGTGATGACAGCCTCTGGCACCTTTGGCTATGGTGTTGAATATAGCAAACTAATTGACATAAAAAGGCTGGGAGCTATCGTTTGTAAAGGCACAACTTTAAGGGCTAGAGAAGGTAATCCGCAACCACGGCTGGTGGAGACAGCTTCCGGGGTTATTAATTCTGTAGGTTTGGAGAATATTGGGGTCGAGGCTGTGATAAAAGAAAAAGCTCCTGTTTGGGCTAAATGGCGAGTGCCAGTTATTGTTAATATCGCTGGCGAAACTATAGATGCGTATCAAGAAGTCGCTGCTAGGCTAGAGGGCATTCCCGGCGTAAGCGGTATCGAAGTCAACATAAGTTGCCCTAATGTAGCATCTGGTGGGATGGAATTTGGCACTAACCCGAGGTCTGCAGCAGAAGTGACCAAAATGGTTAAATCAGTCAGCAGCTTACCCATTATCGTTAAGTTAAGTCCTAACGTCACTGATATTGGAGAAATTGCCTCGGCAGTATATGAAGCTGGAGCTGATGCTATAACCTTGATTAATACAGTGCGAGGAATGGCTATAGATATAAATAAATGCCAGCCTTCTTTGGGTAATACCGTAGGTGGGCTTTCCGGTCCAGCTATCAAGCCGATCGCTCTCTACATGGTGTATAAGGTTGCTGGGATCGTTGGTATACCTATAATTGGCTGCGGTGGCATTAGTTGCGCTGCTGACGCTTTAGAATTTCTAATGGCCGGGGCTAGTGCTGTACAGGTTGGCACGGTTAACTTGACCAGCCCTCAAGCCGTTCTGGATGTACTGGATGGCATTGAGCAATTTATGAAAAAGAAGGGGATACAGAATCTGAAAGATATCGTTGGAATTGCCAGAAGGTGA
- a CDS encoding MTH1187 family thiamine-binding protein — MKGRVVAEVSIIPIGTGDTGLSHHVVSCLEVLKGRKDLTYRLTPMGTVIEGPLDKLLEAVRKMHEVPFTRGASRVVTHLKIDDRRDKPTTMASKVESVRKLRPSIKA; from the coding sequence ATGAAAGGACGCGTTGTTGCAGAAGTGTCAATTATTCCAATAGGTACAGGCGATACAGGGTTGAGCCACCATGTTGTTTCATGTCTCGAGGTACTTAAAGGGAGGAAAGACTTAACTTATCGTCTTACTCCAATGGGGACTGTCATTGAAGGTCCCCTTGATAAACTACTTGAAGCGGTTCGCAAGATGCACGAGGTTCCTTTTACTAGGGGTGCATCGCGAGTAGTTACCCACCTGAAAATAGATGACCGCCGGGACAAACCAACAACTATGGCTAGCAAAGTGGAGTCTGTGCGCAAATTGCGTCCGTCAATTAAGGCTTGA
- the rimI gene encoding ribosomal-protein-alanine N-acetyltransferase, with protein sequence MSYIIRRMQDGDIPQALEIDREAFPAQWPHPSYDSFKQELRNRLALYVVVVKPSEIEATKQDTDDKGFWQKLQHLFDHARFFGEEVSPHQKEYIVGIAGFWIMVDEAHITTLAIRNAYRRQGIGERLLIQIIEMAAQLKANVVTLEVRVSNKQAQALYEKYRFQKVGVRRAYYTDNGEDAVLMTTDSLTSSVFQSHFKQLRQANKNRWRELYVNELSKVA encoded by the coding sequence ATGAGTTATATTATCCGACGTATGCAAGACGGAGACATTCCACAGGCGCTTGAGATAGACCGCGAGGCTTTCCCAGCTCAGTGGCCTCACCCATCGTATGATTCCTTCAAACAGGAACTCCGCAACCGGTTAGCCCTTTATGTAGTGGTTGTTAAACCAAGCGAAATTGAAGCGACTAAACAAGACACTGACGACAAAGGTTTTTGGCAGAAACTGCAGCACCTTTTCGACCATGCCCGCTTCTTTGGGGAAGAAGTCTCCCCACATCAGAAGGAATACATCGTTGGCATTGCTGGTTTCTGGATAATGGTAGATGAGGCACATATTACTACTCTTGCCATACGAAACGCTTACCGCCGACAGGGTATAGGAGAACGACTACTAATTCAAATCATCGAAATGGCGGCACAACTTAAGGCTAACGTGGTTACACTAGAAGTACGTGTCTCAAACAAACAAGCCCAAGCACTATACGAGAAATATAGATTCCAAAAGGTTGGCGTACGCCGGGCTTACTATACAGACAACGGAGAAGATGCAGTGCTCATGACCACCGATTCTCTGACTTCCAGCGTTTTTCAATCACACTTTAAGCAACTTAGACAAGCTAATAAAAACAGATGGCGAGAACTCTATGTAAATGAATTATCAAAGGTCGCTTAA